In one Halosimplex halophilum genomic region, the following are encoded:
- a CDS encoding archaea-specific SMC-related protein, with protein MDGGADDSDDADLDGADPGGAAFDSDGPDTWESAGGNDADGDGPANDDPANEELVDPDGSATGDDPGDAGAGTATVSVRNVGGIRETTVELAPGVTVLAGRNATNRTSFLRALRAVLGGDATPLRRGADTGSVELTVGGETYTRHLERTDGGVVASGDPYLDDPVPAETYAVLLEDNDVRRAVRAGGDLADVVMRPVDTDAVEAEIERLTAEKRRVDDELRELDGVDGERAELAGERRRLESEIDDLESELADLEDRIEAADASLADGIERDERLEARLDELREARTELESVIDDLDAERDTLAAVERERDEIEEDLAAVSPVDEAEIEALAEDVGTLRERKRRLDGDVSALQGIVRFNEQQLEAGRLDELAGIDRDDLARDEGGRDGAAGDGDGDGENDARAGDAIGSTAEGDEGGHVTDRLSGTERVTCWTCGSTVDRGAIEGTLDRLRDLRERTLARRRDLTERIDRLDARRERLEQRRARRADLRAERDRVKSELQRREERIGDLERRRRELNERVQELEAAVEDLRTDDYADLLDLHRRANERQVELEQRRSDLAAVESELAALDERREERDRLQARREELQSELVECRTRLDRTAAEAVETFNEHADALVDALDYGNVARVRLTRTTGTDRSGADVGTFDLRVVRDGETGVFEDSPTNLSESEREVVGLVLALAGYLVHDVHRECPFLLLDSLEAIDAERIADLVDYFADYAEYLVVALLSEDAAAVETAHDRVTGI; from the coding sequence ATGGACGGTGGGGCGGACGACTCGGACGACGCCGACCTCGACGGCGCCGACCCCGGCGGCGCTGCCTTCGACAGCGACGGCCCCGACACCTGGGAGTCGGCCGGGGGGAACGACGCGGACGGCGACGGTCCAGCGAACGACGACCCGGCGAACGAGGAACTGGTCGACCCCGACGGCTCGGCGACCGGCGACGACCCCGGCGACGCCGGGGCGGGGACCGCGACGGTCTCGGTCAGGAACGTCGGCGGCATCCGCGAGACGACGGTCGAACTCGCCCCCGGCGTGACGGTGCTGGCCGGGCGCAACGCGACCAACAGGACCTCCTTCCTCCGGGCGCTCCGGGCGGTGCTGGGCGGCGACGCGACGCCGCTGCGACGCGGCGCCGACACCGGGAGCGTCGAGCTGACCGTGGGCGGGGAGACCTACACCAGGCACCTCGAACGGACCGACGGCGGCGTGGTCGCGTCCGGCGACCCGTACCTCGACGACCCGGTGCCGGCCGAGACCTACGCGGTCCTGCTCGAAGACAACGACGTGCGGCGTGCGGTCAGGGCCGGCGGCGACCTCGCCGATGTCGTCATGCGGCCGGTCGATACCGACGCCGTCGAGGCGGAGATCGAGCGGCTGACCGCCGAGAAGCGACGGGTCGACGACGAGCTGCGCGAGCTGGACGGCGTCGACGGCGAGCGGGCGGAGCTCGCCGGCGAGCGCCGCCGCCTCGAGTCGGAGATCGACGACCTCGAATCGGAGCTCGCCGACCTGGAGGACCGGATCGAGGCGGCCGACGCCTCGCTGGCGGACGGCATCGAGCGCGACGAGCGCCTGGAGGCGCGGCTCGACGAGCTGCGCGAGGCGCGGACGGAACTCGAGTCGGTGATCGACGACCTCGACGCCGAGCGGGACACGCTCGCGGCGGTCGAGCGCGAGCGCGACGAGATCGAGGAGGACCTCGCGGCGGTGTCGCCGGTCGACGAGGCCGAGATCGAGGCCCTCGCCGAGGACGTGGGGACGCTGCGCGAGCGCAAGCGCCGGCTCGACGGCGACGTGAGCGCCCTCCAGGGGATCGTCCGGTTCAACGAGCAACAGCTCGAGGCGGGGCGCCTCGACGAACTCGCCGGGATCGACCGGGACGACCTGGCACGGGACGAGGGGGGCCGCGACGGGGCGGCCGGCGACGGGGACGGAGACGGGGAGAACGACGCTCGGGCCGGCGACGCGATCGGGAGCACCGCGGAGGGCGACGAGGGGGGCCACGTGACCGACCGGCTGTCGGGGACCGAGCGGGTCACCTGCTGGACGTGCGGGTCGACCGTCGACCGGGGGGCCATCGAGGGGACGCTCGACCGGCTGCGCGACCTCAGGGAGCGGACGCTCGCGCGGCGGCGCGACCTCACCGAGCGGATCGACAGGCTCGACGCCCGCCGCGAGCGCCTGGAGCAGCGGCGGGCGCGGCGCGCGGACCTGCGGGCGGAACGCGACCGCGTCAAGTCGGAGCTACAGCGCCGCGAGGAGCGGATCGGCGACCTCGAACGGCGCCGCCGGGAGCTCAACGAGCGCGTCCAGGAGCTGGAGGCGGCGGTCGAGGACCTGCGGACCGACGACTACGCGGACCTGCTGGACCTGCACCGGCGGGCCAACGAGCGCCAGGTCGAACTCGAACAGCGGCGGTCGGACCTGGCGGCCGTCGAGTCCGAGCTGGCCGCCCTCGACGAGCGCCGCGAGGAGCGCGACCGCCTCCAGGCCCGCCGCGAGGAGCTGCAGTCCGAGCTCGTCGAGTGCCGGACGCGGCTCGACCGGACGGCGGCCGAGGCGGTCGAGACGTTCAACGAGCACGCCGACGCGCTCGTCGACGCCCTCGACTACGGGAACGTCGCTCGCGTCCGCCTGACGCGGACGACCGGGACCGACCGGTCGGGCGCGGACGTGGGTACGTTCGACCTCCGCGTCGTCCGCGACGGCGAGACCGGTGTGTTCGAGGACTCGCCGACCAACCTGAGCGAGAGCGAGCGGGAGGTGGTCGGGCTCGTCCTCGCGCTGGCCGGCTACCTCGTCCACGACGTCCACCGGGAGTGTCCGTTCCTCCTGCTGGACTCGCTGGAGGCCATCGACGCCGAGCGGATCGCCGACCTGGTCGACTACTTCGCCGACTACGCCGAGTACCTCGTCGTCGCGCTGCTGTCGGAGGACGCGGCCGCCGTGGAGACGGCCCACGACCGCGTCACGGGGATCTAA
- a CDS encoding cupin domain-containing protein, whose protein sequence is MSTKVNYEEVEAVGGGLHFLRDELGCEHLGVSVLECEPGWTGKPHDHADEGQEEVYVLVEGAATVTVAGDEVPMEAGDALRIDPDERRQIENGDAESTFVLVGAP, encoded by the coding sequence ATGTCGACGAAAGTCAACTACGAGGAGGTCGAGGCCGTCGGCGGCGGGCTCCACTTCCTCCGCGACGAACTGGGCTGCGAGCACCTCGGGGTGTCCGTGCTGGAGTGCGAACCGGGCTGGACCGGCAAACCGCACGACCACGCCGACGAGGGCCAGGAGGAGGTGTACGTCCTCGTCGAGGGCGCGGCGACCGTCACCGTCGCCGGCGACGAGGTCCCGATGGAGGCCGGCGACGCCCTCCGCATCGACCCCGACGAACGCCGGCAGATCGAGAACGGCGACGCCGAGAGTACGTTCGTCCTGGTCGGCGCACCCTGA
- the rdfA gene encoding rod-determining factor RdfA: MGSEDAVEGRRSKVERLVAAYGLDGMGDELVDRWTGSEGSRTSLRDLADEFNRALLRAALRRAGRNPTEHAVAEAYETLADDDASEGRKAEVRNDLSRAGVDVDALRDDFVSHQAVHTYLTEVRGATPPESTADPVATDVESLQRLVGRTTTVAQGTLARHRDADRVTLGEFDVFLDLRVLCHDCGADRDAVSLLRDGGCACDDDRAR, encoded by the coding sequence ATGGGTTCGGAGGACGCGGTCGAGGGCCGGCGGTCCAAGGTCGAACGGCTCGTCGCGGCGTACGGGCTCGACGGGATGGGCGACGAGCTCGTCGACAGGTGGACGGGCTCGGAGGGCTCGCGAACGAGTCTCAGGGACCTGGCCGACGAGTTCAACAGGGCGCTCCTGCGGGCGGCGCTGCGGCGGGCCGGCCGCAACCCGACCGAACACGCCGTCGCCGAGGCCTACGAGACGCTGGCCGACGACGACGCGAGCGAGGGGCGCAAGGCCGAGGTGCGCAACGACCTCTCGCGGGCCGGCGTCGACGTGGACGCGCTCCGCGACGACTTCGTCTCCCACCAGGCGGTCCACACCTACCTCACCGAGGTCAGGGGCGCGACCCCGCCGGAGTCGACGGCCGACCCGGTCGCGACCGACGTGGAGTCGCTCCAGCGGCTCGTCGGGCGGACGACCACCGTCGCACAGGGCACGCTCGCCCGCCACCGCGACGCCGACCGGGTGACCCTCGGGGAGTTCGACGTGTTCCTCGACCTGCGGGTGCTCTGTCACGACTGCGGCGCCGACCGGGACGCGGTCTCGCTGCTCCGCGACGGGGGCTGCGCGTGCGACGACGACCGCGCTCGCTGA